Proteins encoded within one genomic window of Methanobacterium sp.:
- a CDS encoding CDP-2,3-bis-(O-geranylgeranyl)-sn-glycerol synthase — MDPSVFSVLILSAYAIYFMLPAYLANASALTFGGGTPLDMGLSLKNGYRLLGDGVTLKGTVIGILIGAVIGLIQGIFTGNLIHDMLMVGDPAISMMVQGTIANNAMEGIVLGLTLGIGAIIGDACGSFIKRRFKVERGKPIPIIDQLDFVVGALILSSLVTAIPFYLVVFILIITLFLHLGTNTIAYLLGIKNVWY, encoded by the coding sequence ATGGACCCTAGTGTTTTCAGTGTTTTAATTTTATCAGCTTATGCTATATACTTTATGTTACCCGCTTACCTAGCAAATGCCAGTGCCCTTACCTTTGGGGGAGGAACACCCCTGGATATGGGCCTATCTTTGAAAAACGGTTACAGATTACTTGGAGATGGCGTAACCTTAAAAGGAACCGTTATTGGAATATTAATTGGGGCTGTGATTGGCTTGATTCAAGGTATTTTTACTGGTAACTTGATACATGACATGTTAATGGTTGGAGATCCAGCAATCAGCATGATGGTTCAAGGAACTATAGCTAATAATGCTATGGAAGGCATAGTACTAGGTTTAACCCTTGGAATCGGAGCTATTATTGGAGATGCTTGTGGTAGTTTCATCAAGAGAAGGTTCAAAGTTGAAAGAGGGAAACCTATACCCATTATAGATCAGTTAGACTTTGTGGTGGGTGCACTGATATTGTCATCTTTAGTTACAGCCATCCCATTCTATTTGGTTGTATTTATACTAATCATAACTTTGTTCTTGCATCTGGGCACAAATACCATCGCGTATTTATTGGGAATAAAAAATGTTTGGTACTGA
- a CDS encoding radical SAM protein, whose amino-acid sequence MVIKKTKSLCPECLRVVDAEVFEDQEKIMIKKTCPEHGEFENTYWQSSEAYFYASDFNYTGEGIENPRTDIVDECPLNCGICTEHESQTVLGLIDVTNRCNLRCPICFANAAVSNYLYEPSYEEIREMLRNLRANQPVPTPAIQYAGGEPTVRKDIVELVKLAREEGFSHVQIATNGIKLAKDPELAQKLKDASLNTVYLQFDGITEEPYIKSRGRNLLPTKLEAIENCRKADLGIVLVPTLVKGINDDQIGDIIRFAIENLDIIRGVNFQPVSFAGRTPADEVEKQRITIPLFQGLVDKQTGGKISTNDFYPASSIIPITDFVEAIEGENQVAFTCHSHCGTATYIFIDDGEIIPITQFVDVDRFFSLLSRSSDDIKEGGLVGKAKVLSRATIELPKTIDRENKPDSLDITGILTKVFKERSYSALGNFHHKTLLISCMHFMDPWNFDRDRVKKCLIHYAVPDGRIIPFCSMNTIYRQQVEKKFAKPLKKK is encoded by the coding sequence ATGGTCATAAAGAAAACAAAAAGCCTGTGTCCAGAATGCCTCAGAGTAGTGGATGCAGAAGTCTTCGAAGACCAAGAAAAAATAATGATAAAAAAAACGTGTCCAGAACATGGTGAATTTGAAAACACTTACTGGCAAAGTTCAGAAGCTTACTTCTATGCATCTGATTTTAATTACACAGGTGAAGGTATTGAAAACCCCCGAACTGATATTGTAGATGAATGTCCTCTAAATTGTGGTATTTGCACTGAACATGAGAGTCAAACTGTATTGGGCCTAATCGATGTAACCAATCGTTGTAATCTTCGTTGTCCTATTTGTTTTGCTAATGCAGCAGTTTCTAATTATTTATATGAGCCCAGTTATGAGGAAATACGTGAAATGTTACGTAATCTTCGTGCAAACCAGCCAGTACCCACCCCTGCAATTCAATATGCAGGCGGTGAACCCACTGTAAGAAAGGATATTGTGGAACTGGTAAAACTAGCACGTGAAGAAGGATTTAGCCATGTTCAAATAGCCACGAATGGAATTAAACTGGCAAAAGATCCTGAATTAGCTCAAAAATTGAAGGATGCTTCTTTAAATACAGTTTACCTTCAGTTTGATGGGATTACTGAAGAACCATACATAAAATCAAGGGGTCGCAACCTTTTACCCACTAAATTGGAAGCAATTGAAAACTGTCGCAAAGCTGACTTGGGGATTGTACTGGTACCCACTCTAGTTAAAGGAATTAATGATGATCAAATTGGTGACATCATAAGATTTGCCATCGAAAATCTGGATATAATCCGCGGAGTAAACTTCCAGCCGGTGTCCTTTGCAGGGCGAACACCAGCAGATGAAGTTGAAAAACAGAGAATAACCATACCCTTATTTCAAGGATTAGTGGATAAACAGACTGGAGGAAAGATCAGTACTAATGATTTTTATCCTGCTTCGTCAATTATACCAATCACTGATTTTGTGGAGGCTATTGAAGGTGAAAACCAAGTTGCATTCACTTGTCACTCTCACTGTGGAACTGCCACGTATATCTTTATTGACGATGGTGAAATTATTCCTATAACTCAATTTGTTGATGTTGACCGGTTTTTCAGTCTTCTTTCCCGAAGTAGTGATGATATAAAAGAAGGAGGTCTGGTTGGTAAAGCTAAGGTTCTAAGCCGTGCTACCATTGAGCTTCCTAAAACTATTGACCGGGAAAATAAGCCCGATTCACTGGATATCACTGGGATATTAACGAAAGTATTCAAAGAGAGGTCTTACAGTGCTTTAGGAAATTTCCACCATAAAACATTACTTATCTCCTGCATGCACTTCATGGATCCCTGGAACTTTGACCGGGACCGGGTTAAAAAATGTTTAATTCATTATGCTGTGCCTGACGGTCGCATAATACCTTTCTGTTCCATGAATACCATCTACAGGCAACAAGTGGAGAAAAAATTCGCCAAACCCTTAAAGAAAAAATAA
- a CDS encoding H4MPT-linked C1 transfer pathway protein, which produces MKIAGFDIGGANTDIAVVEFDSKGKIIDIRSDYCYLPMWTKKDELSSTLIELLGSDMDEIDGVGVAMTAELADGYLNKTEGVIDIIDRVKKTFDLPLGFVGLNGMLDYEGVKNNPLALAAANWIATAPLAAHIYPDCVLIDIGSTTTDIIPIKNGKECARGRTDLERLGTGELVYTGALRTNVATILDKVPLKNRWVRVASELFAVSADVHLVLGNIDPADYTTETPDSGGISKEDCLLRLSRVVCGDLDSLSQKEVLEIAQHIYRIQVEKVAEALKEVTGRENLDLVVATGLGMNIIGSKAAEILNLEVITMDEILSRKDCVVAPAVGTALLMEEFMKKK; this is translated from the coding sequence TTGAAAATCGCTGGTTTTGATATTGGAGGTGCCAACACAGATATCGCAGTGGTAGAATTTGATAGTAAAGGAAAAATTATTGATATCAGAAGTGACTACTGCTACCTCCCTATGTGGACCAAAAAAGATGAGCTTAGCTCTACTCTAATTGAATTGTTAGGTTCAGACATGGATGAAATCGATGGTGTTGGCGTTGCAATGACTGCAGAACTGGCAGATGGCTATTTAAATAAAACTGAAGGTGTTATAGACATCATTGACAGAGTCAAAAAAACATTTGACCTTCCATTGGGATTTGTTGGGTTAAATGGCATGCTTGATTATGAAGGTGTGAAAAATAATCCATTGGCATTGGCTGCTGCTAACTGGATAGCCACAGCACCACTTGCTGCTCATATTTATCCGGATTGTGTTTTAATAGATATTGGGAGCACTACTACTGACATAATTCCCATAAAAAATGGTAAAGAATGTGCCAGGGGAAGAACAGATCTAGAAAGACTGGGCACAGGTGAATTAGTATACACTGGAGCCTTACGTACAAATGTAGCAACTATACTAGATAAAGTCCCTTTAAAAAATAGATGGGTGAGGGTGGCATCGGAACTATTTGCAGTATCAGCAGATGTTCATCTGGTTTTGGGAAATATTGACCCTGCTGATTACACTACAGAAACACCTGACAGTGGAGGCATATCCAAAGAAGATTGTCTTTTAAGATTATCAAGGGTGGTATGTGGAGATCTTGATTCATTAAGCCAAAAAGAAGTATTGGAAATTGCTCAGCATATCTACAGAATTCAAGTGGAAAAAGTTGCTGAAGCACTTAAAGAGGTTACCGGTAGAGAGAATTTGGATCTGGTCGTTGCCACAGGATTAGGAATGAATATCATAGGATCTAAAGCAGCAGAAATACTGAATTTAGAGGTTATAACTATGGACGAAATTCTGTCCCGAAAAGATTGTGTTGTGGCACCTGCAGTGGGAACTGCTCTTCTCATGGAAGAATTCATGAAAAAAAAGTAA